A window of Streptomyces sp. SAI-127 contains these coding sequences:
- a CDS encoding VCBS repeat-containing protein, translated as MTPISFGRPLRRAAALALAGAVTAVVALTTAHDGPPTDRTAAAHSEAGAGTAPLLQRAAADGTGLLPLLARGKDGRLWDYEAKGTGGWKARADLGTGYSVATALVQANISDSGRGNDLYFRIGGTLYYTAERGNDTKVLGTGWDQYNLIVSVGNMAGSAQADLVARGTDGQLWLYQGKADGTLAARVRMKDSTGWNGMSVIAGRGDYTGDGIADLITRNSAGSLLVYAGTGKATADAVLGTTITAATTGWKDYTAVVSTGDNSGDGKPDLLAVDSAGALWLYKGTGSATAPFSARVQLGASGWTQYNLLF; from the coding sequence TTGACACCGATATCTTTCGGCCGCCCGCTGCGCCGGGCGGCCGCTCTCGCTCTCGCGGGTGCCGTGACCGCCGTTGTGGCGCTCACGACGGCGCACGACGGGCCTCCCACCGACAGAACCGCCGCCGCCCACAGCGAGGCCGGCGCCGGCACCGCCCCCCTTCTCCAGCGGGCCGCAGCCGACGGCACCGGCCTCCTGCCGCTCCTCGCCCGCGGCAAGGACGGCCGACTCTGGGACTACGAGGCCAAGGGCACCGGCGGCTGGAAGGCCCGCGCGGACCTGGGCACCGGCTACTCGGTGGCCACAGCGCTGGTCCAGGCCAACATCTCCGACAGTGGCCGCGGCAACGACCTCTACTTCCGGATCGGCGGCACCCTCTACTACACCGCCGAACGCGGCAACGACACCAAGGTGCTGGGCACCGGCTGGGACCAGTACAACCTCATCGTGTCCGTCGGGAACATGGCCGGCAGTGCCCAGGCCGACCTGGTCGCCCGCGGCACCGACGGTCAACTGTGGCTCTACCAGGGCAAGGCCGACGGCACCCTCGCCGCCCGGGTCAGGATGAAGGACTCCACCGGCTGGAACGGCATGAGCGTCATCGCCGGGCGCGGTGACTACACCGGTGACGGCATCGCCGACCTCATCACCCGCAACAGCGCGGGCAGCCTGCTCGTCTACGCCGGCACAGGCAAGGCCACCGCCGACGCGGTCCTCGGTACCACCATCACCGCGGCCACCACCGGCTGGAAGGACTACACCGCCGTCGTGTCGACCGGCGACAACAGCGGTGACGGCAAGCCGGATCTGCTTGCCGTCGACTCCGCGGGAGCCCTCTGGCTCTACAAGGGCACCGGCTCCGCCACCGCCCCCTTCAGCGCCCGCGTGCAGCTCGGCGCCAGTGGCTGGACCCAGTACAACCTGCTGTTCTGA
- a CDS encoding DUF6114 domain-containing protein encodes MSAESPAAPGQFAHRRQQFRAWRGTRPFWAGLFVMISGFPIMYFPYAHIKLGGLTVAMATTAGAGSLIIGVLLVVLGITLWFQKHVRTFAGVAAIMLGLVSLPVSNFGGFIVGFLFALFGGAMAVAWAPGVAPAEEPAKQDTTGEGGAPEATDYDTTLLRPVNPVGEPNDLSGTSPVNGANGRHSAG; translated from the coding sequence ATGAGCGCCGAGAGTCCTGCCGCGCCCGGCCAGTTCGCCCACCGGAGGCAGCAGTTCCGCGCCTGGCGGGGCACCCGCCCGTTCTGGGCGGGGCTGTTCGTCATGATCAGCGGCTTTCCGATCATGTACTTCCCGTATGCGCACATCAAGCTCGGTGGCCTGACCGTCGCCATGGCCACCACGGCGGGCGCAGGATCCCTGATCATCGGCGTACTGCTCGTCGTCCTGGGCATCACCCTCTGGTTCCAGAAGCACGTACGCACCTTCGCGGGTGTCGCGGCGATCATGCTCGGGCTGGTGTCCCTCCCCGTCTCCAACTTCGGCGGCTTCATCGTCGGCTTCCTCTTCGCGTTGTTCGGCGGGGCGATGGCCGTGGCGTGGGCGCCGGGCGTTGCGCCCGCGGAGGAGCCGGCCAAGCAGGACACGACCGGTGAGGGCGGCGCGCCCGAGGCCACGGACTACGACACCACGCTCCTGCGGCCGGTGAACCCGGTGGGCGAGCCGAACGATCTGTCAGGAACGAGCCCGGTCAACGGGGCGAACGGGAGGCACAGTGCCGGCTGA
- a CDS encoding DUF6230 family protein, producing the protein MESQVRGGTRWKRFAVVMVPSVAATAVIGVALAQGALAASFSVSGQEFKVRAGKLVGYDMNQYGAIDSGKSLEGKDEAHPVSVSAFDHATITDMCQSVVTPIPFLNKSVTLKLTAGDKGTDVVADQIYIDVAQLDSTEAVFSGINIGVPAGTTSGKTPKPKAGEKANPFGFAQQADKAVLTDVKQTAWATTAGTFKLSGLHMGLSWGSGAGIECY; encoded by the coding sequence ATGGAGTCCCAGGTGCGTGGCGGGACAAGATGGAAGCGGTTCGCTGTGGTGATGGTGCCCAGCGTTGCCGCCACGGCTGTGATAGGTGTTGCCCTCGCGCAGGGCGCGCTTGCCGCGTCGTTCAGTGTGTCGGGGCAGGAGTTCAAGGTCCGGGCCGGCAAGCTCGTCGGCTACGACATGAACCAGTACGGCGCCATAGACTCGGGCAAGAGTCTTGAGGGCAAGGACGAGGCGCACCCGGTGTCGGTCTCGGCGTTCGACCACGCCACCATCACCGACATGTGTCAGTCCGTGGTCACCCCGATCCCGTTCCTGAACAAGTCGGTCACCCTGAAGCTGACCGCGGGTGACAAGGGCACGGATGTAGTAGCCGACCAGATCTACATCGATGTCGCCCAACTCGACTCGACAGAGGCCGTGTTCTCGGGCATCAACATCGGCGTTCCCGCCGGGACCACCAGCGGGAAGACACCGAAGCCCAAGGCCGGCGAGAAGGCCAACCCGTTCGGGTTCGCTCAGCAGGCCGACAAGGCCGTGCTGACCGATGTGAAGCAGACGGCGTGGGCCACCACGGCCGGCACCTTCAAGCTCTCCGGCCTCCACATGGGGCTGAGCTGGGGCAGCGGCGCGGGAATCGAGTGCTACTAG
- a CDS encoding tetratricopeptide repeat protein: protein MQPRNMSMSGVVDLAAVKAAQEAKAKAEQARAEAARQGGGPGAVSPADLVIDVDEAGFERDVLQRSTEVPVVIDFWAEWCEPCKQLSPVLEQLVVEYNGRLLLAKIDVDANQMLMQQFGVQGIPAVFAVVAGQALPLFQGAAGKEQIQQTLDQLVQVAEQRFGLTGLAVDPDADPGAAPQPAAVPAGPYDALLEAAVRALDAGDFGGAVQAYKNVLSDDPGNSEAKLGLAQAELLHRVQSLDPQQTRKEAAEKPGDAQAQIAAADLDLVGGHVEDAFGRLIDTVRRTAGDERDTVRIRLLELFEVVGADDPRVAAARRALSRALF from the coding sequence ATGCAGCCACGGAACATGTCCATGAGCGGAGTCGTCGACCTCGCCGCGGTGAAGGCGGCCCAGGAGGCCAAGGCGAAGGCGGAGCAGGCGCGCGCCGAAGCCGCCCGGCAGGGCGGCGGCCCTGGTGCCGTCTCCCCGGCCGATCTCGTCATCGACGTAGACGAGGCGGGCTTCGAGCGCGATGTCCTGCAGCGGTCCACCGAGGTCCCGGTCGTCATCGACTTCTGGGCCGAGTGGTGCGAGCCCTGCAAGCAGCTGAGCCCCGTCCTGGAGCAGCTCGTCGTCGAGTACAACGGACGCCTGCTCCTCGCCAAGATCGACGTCGACGCCAACCAGATGCTGATGCAGCAGTTCGGGGTGCAGGGCATCCCGGCCGTGTTCGCCGTCGTCGCCGGCCAGGCCCTGCCGCTCTTCCAGGGCGCGGCGGGCAAGGAGCAGATCCAGCAGACCCTGGACCAGTTGGTGCAGGTCGCCGAGCAGCGCTTCGGGCTGACCGGTCTCGCGGTCGACCCGGACGCCGACCCCGGCGCCGCCCCGCAGCCCGCGGCCGTGCCGGCGGGGCCGTACGACGCACTCCTCGAAGCCGCCGTACGCGCCCTGGACGCAGGGGACTTCGGCGGTGCCGTCCAGGCGTACAAGAACGTACTGAGCGACGACCCCGGTAACAGCGAGGCCAAACTGGGGCTCGCCCAGGCCGAGTTGCTCCATCGGGTGCAGAGCCTCGACCCGCAGCAGACGCGCAAGGAGGCGGCCGAGAAGCCGGGCGACGCACAGGCGCAGATCGCCGCCGCCGACCTGGATCTGGTCGGCGGTCATGTCGAGGACGCCTTCGGGCGGCTCATCGACACGGTGCGGCGCACGGCGGGTGACGAGCGGGACACCGTACGGATTCGGCTACTTGAGCTCTTCGAGGTGGTCGGCGCCGACGACCCACGGGTGGCGGCGGCCCGCAGGGCGCTCTCCCGCGCCCTGTTCTGA
- a CDS encoding TetR/AcrR family transcriptional regulator, with protein sequence MQSRTPAPRATGRPRSAAADTAILAATRAALVELGWSKLTLGDVATRAGVAKTTLYRRWAGKNELVVDAVAELFDELELPDSGTLAADIEGVVLQFAAILARPEAQSGLMAVISESTRDDALRGRIRESIVERQKRLVLEGRSRAQARGELPPETDAFEAARTVDLIFDIVAGSVVHRCLVSSEPADAAWVRSLTRVLLLGLRGAADADGSV encoded by the coding sequence ATGCAGAGCCGCACCCCCGCCCCACGCGCCACAGGACGCCCGCGCAGCGCCGCCGCGGACACCGCGATCCTCGCGGCGACGAGGGCGGCGCTGGTGGAGCTGGGCTGGTCGAAGCTCACGCTGGGAGATGTGGCTACCCGTGCGGGGGTCGCGAAAACCACCCTCTACCGCCGCTGGGCCGGAAAGAACGAACTCGTCGTCGACGCGGTGGCCGAACTCTTCGACGAACTGGAACTCCCCGACAGCGGGACCCTCGCCGCGGACATCGAGGGCGTCGTCCTCCAGTTCGCGGCGATCCTGGCGCGACCGGAGGCGCAGAGCGGTCTCATGGCCGTGATCTCGGAGTCGACACGGGACGACGCGCTGCGCGGGCGCATCCGCGAGTCGATCGTCGAACGGCAGAAGCGGCTGGTCCTGGAGGGCCGCTCTCGCGCCCAAGCCCGCGGCGAACTCCCCCCGGAGACCGACGCGTTCGAGGCCGCCCGAACCGTGGACCTCATCTTCGACATCGTCGCCGGCTCGGTGGTCCACCGCTGCCTGGTGAGCTCGGAGCCGGCCGACGCGGCATGGGTGCGCAGCCTGACGCGCGTGCTGCTGCTGGGACTTCGGGGGGCCGCGGACGCGGACGGGTCCGTGTAG